The following proteins are co-located in the Brachybacterium sacelli genome:
- a CDS encoding diacylglycerol/lipid kinase family protein has translation MDQTLLLLSIASIVIMVVAIVLLAVVLRHLRRHRREIAELRRTTERYERQLREAAGTEDAADSGAAQSEVAGADSAGTDGPALSPDRVRKVAVVLNPSKFDDAERFRSRLREIVEELEGAEVTFYETSIEDPGRGQARQARQDDADLVIAAGGDGTVRLVASVLAGTDTRMGIIPSGTGNLLARNLDIPLEDPPAAMIAALTGHDRQIDVGWLRTGGSIDEAATSAEQIFLVIAGFGADAEMIGHTDPQMKKRLGWIAYVLGGVRTILGRSIDVVLDFPDGTRHAHKARTVLLGNVGKLPGGFVLMPEATADNGRLEIVVAGWRGAAGFSQVLTEVVNPRLVPKGRFAETTRMSSMDRYQATEVRVATTKAQPVQLDGDTDAEATHLIARIDPGVLRLRVPAGTDVSRI, from the coding sequence ATGGATCAGACCCTCCTGCTGCTGAGCATCGCGTCGATCGTCATCATGGTCGTCGCGATCGTGCTGCTCGCCGTGGTGCTGCGGCATCTGAGGCGGCACCGGCGGGAGATCGCGGAGCTGCGCAGGACGACCGAGAGGTACGAACGACAGCTGCGCGAGGCTGCAGGCACCGAGGACGCAGCCGACAGCGGCGCGGCGCAGAGCGAGGTCGCGGGGGCCGACAGCGCAGGTACCGACGGCCCGGCCCTCTCCCCCGACCGGGTTCGGAAGGTCGCGGTGGTGCTGAATCCCTCGAAGTTCGACGACGCCGAGCGGTTCCGCTCACGGTTGCGCGAGATCGTCGAGGAGCTCGAGGGGGCGGAGGTCACCTTCTACGAGACCTCGATCGAGGACCCGGGCCGTGGCCAGGCGCGCCAGGCCCGCCAGGACGACGCGGACCTGGTGATCGCCGCCGGTGGGGACGGCACAGTGCGCCTGGTCGCCTCCGTGCTGGCCGGGACCGACACCCGGATGGGGATCATCCCCTCGGGAACCGGGAACCTGCTGGCCCGCAACCTGGACATCCCCCTGGAGGACCCGCCGGCGGCGATGATCGCGGCCCTGACCGGGCACGACCGGCAGATCGACGTCGGCTGGTTGCGCACGGGCGGCTCGATCGACGAGGCGGCGACGTCAGCGGAACAGATCTTCCTGGTCATCGCCGGGTTCGGCGCCGACGCGGAGATGATCGGCCACACCGATCCGCAGATGAAGAAGCGTCTCGGGTGGATCGCCTACGTGCTCGGTGGGGTGCGCACCATCCTGGGACGGTCGATCGACGTGGTCCTCGACTTCCCCGACGGCACCCGCCACGCGCACAAGGCGCGCACCGTGCTGCTCGGAAATGTCGGGAAGCTGCCCGGTGGTTTCGTGCTCATGCCCGAGGCGACCGCGGACAACGGGCGGCTGGAGATCGTGGTGGCCGGCTGGAGGGGTGCCGCCGGCTTCAGTCAGGTGCTCACCGAGGTGGTGAACCCCAGGCTCGTGCCGAAGGGCAGGTTCGCCGAGACGACGAGGATGTCCTCGATGGACCGCTATCAGGCCACCGAGGTGCGGGTCGCGACGACGAAGGCGCAGCCGGTGCAGCTGGACGGCGACACCGATGCCGAGGCCACGCATCTGATCGCCCGGATCGACCCGGGGGTGCTGCGGCTGCGGGTCCCCGCCGGCACGGACGTCTCGAGGATCTGA
- a CDS encoding GntR family transcriptional regulator — protein sequence MLDESKPLFLAVAEQIEDGILDATYVEGETVPSTNELAAFLRINPATAGKGLNRLVDAGVLEKRRGLGMVVAPGAVELLRRRRREAFAQNYLAPLLREAAQLGITPRELAQMITKEAS from the coding sequence GTGCTCGACGAGTCGAAGCCGCTCTTCCTCGCTGTCGCGGAACAAATCGAGGACGGGATCCTCGATGCCACATACGTGGAGGGCGAGACCGTCCCGTCGACTAATGAGCTCGCCGCCTTCCTCCGCATCAACCCCGCCACGGCCGGCAAGGGCCTGAACCGCCTGGTCGATGCGGGCGTCCTGGAGAAGCGGCGCGGACTCGGGATGGTCGTCGCTCCCGGGGCGGTCGAACTCCTGCGCCGGCGACGGCGCGAGGCCTTCGCCCAGAACTACCTCGCCCCGCTGCTCCGGGAAGCCGCACAGCTGGGCATCACCCCTCGCGAACTCGCGCAGATGATCACGAAGGAGGCGTCCTGA
- a CDS encoding NAD(P)H-quinone oxidoreductase, whose amino-acid sequence MRAITITAEHELAQVELPEPVAAPGEVLVDVAAAGVNRADVAQAAGKYPPPTGASELPGLEVSGYRRDTGEAVVALLAGGGYAEVVAVPEGQLLPAPEGMDLVDAAGVVEVCATVVSNLVLEGRLAEGETVLIHGGTGGIGTVAIQLARHLGARVLTTVGSDEAFDRVRELGADAVWNRRTADLLEAVREAGGADVVLDVVGGSALADNVGMLREHGRLVIIGTLGGATGELPIGMLMGKRGRVIGTTLRSRRTEGKREILEATYELVWPLLADGTLRVPIHARLPLEKASDAHEVLRVGGHVGKVILELSRGGP is encoded by the coding sequence ATGCGCGCGATCACCATCACCGCCGAGCACGAGCTCGCGCAGGTCGAGCTGCCCGAGCCCGTGGCCGCCCCCGGCGAGGTGCTGGTCGACGTGGCCGCCGCGGGCGTGAACCGGGCCGACGTCGCCCAGGCCGCCGGGAAGTACCCGCCGCCGACGGGAGCCTCCGAGCTGCCCGGCCTCGAGGTCTCCGGGTATCGCCGCGACACCGGCGAAGCCGTCGTGGCGCTGCTCGCGGGCGGTGGTTACGCCGAGGTGGTCGCCGTCCCCGAGGGCCAGCTGCTGCCCGCTCCCGAGGGCATGGACCTGGTGGACGCCGCCGGTGTCGTGGAGGTCTGCGCGACCGTGGTCTCCAACCTGGTGCTCGAGGGCCGCCTGGCCGAGGGCGAGACCGTGCTGATCCACGGCGGCACCGGCGGCATCGGCACCGTCGCGATCCAGCTGGCGCGGCACCTCGGCGCGCGGGTGCTGACCACCGTCGGGTCCGACGAAGCGTTCGACCGGGTGCGGGAGCTGGGTGCGGACGCCGTCTGGAACCGTCGGACCGCCGATCTGCTGGAGGCGGTGCGGGAGGCCGGCGGGGCAGACGTCGTCCTCGACGTCGTCGGCGGGTCGGCACTCGCGGACAACGTGGGGATGCTGCGCGAGCACGGACGGCTGGTCATCATCGGCACCCTGGGTGGTGCCACCGGCGAGCTGCCGATCGGGATGCTCATGGGCAAGCGCGGCCGGGTCATCGGCACCACGCTGCGCTCGCGCCGCACCGAGGGCAAGCGCGAGATCCTGGAGGCGACGTACGAGCTGGTGTGGCCGCTGCTGGCCGACGGGACACTCCGCGTCCCCATCCATGCGCGCCTGCCGCTGGAGAAGGCGTCCGACGCCCACGAGGTACTGCGCGTGGGCGGGCACGTCGGGAAGGTGATCCTGGAGCTCAGCCGCGGGGGTCCTTGA
- a CDS encoding MDR family oxidoreductase: MRAVLIDAEGADARLVEDADESLLTGPVELDVLFSSYNYKDGLAIAGTGIARRFPLIPGIDLVGRVTGSEVAEYSAGDLVVLNGDGIGESRHGGFATRARVRPEALVRLSADLSPERAAAIGTAGFTAMLSVLRLEDGGVAPDSGDVLVTGASGGAGSIAVALLAGRGHRVVASTGRVEENTEYLRELGAAEVIDRRELGDEVGKPLQSQRWAGAIDAVGSTTLANVLAQTTWGGTVAAYGLAQGMDLPTSVMPFILRHVSLAGVNSVDAPSALRERAWDALVRELDLDLLDSLTTSIGLSETIPIAQRILSGEIRGRTVVDVTQ; the protein is encoded by the coding sequence ATGCGCGCCGTACTGATCGATGCCGAGGGGGCCGACGCCCGCCTCGTCGAGGACGCCGACGAGTCCCTGCTGACCGGCCCCGTCGAGCTGGACGTGCTCTTCTCCAGCTACAACTACAAGGATGGTCTGGCGATCGCGGGCACGGGCATCGCGCGCCGGTTCCCGCTGATCCCGGGCATCGACCTGGTGGGGCGGGTGACCGGTTCCGAGGTCGCGGAGTACTCGGCCGGTGACCTGGTGGTCCTCAACGGCGACGGCATCGGCGAGTCCCGCCATGGCGGCTTCGCCACCCGGGCCCGCGTGCGTCCCGAGGCCCTGGTGCGACTCAGCGCCGACCTCTCCCCCGAGCGGGCTGCAGCGATCGGCACCGCCGGGTTCACGGCGATGCTCTCGGTGCTGCGCCTCGAGGACGGCGGCGTCGCCCCCGACAGTGGTGACGTCCTGGTCACCGGCGCCTCCGGCGGGGCGGGGTCGATCGCGGTCGCGCTGCTGGCCGGCCGCGGGCACCGGGTGGTGGCCTCGACCGGTCGAGTCGAGGAGAACACCGAGTACCTCCGCGAGCTCGGGGCCGCCGAGGTGATCGACCGTCGTGAGCTCGGCGACGAGGTCGGCAAGCCCCTGCAGTCACAGCGCTGGGCCGGGGCGATCGACGCCGTGGGCAGCACGACGCTGGCCAACGTCCTCGCCCAGACCACCTGGGGCGGCACGGTCGCGGCCTACGGGCTGGCCCAGGGTATGGACCTGCCGACGTCCGTGATGCCGTTCATCCTGCGCCACGTCTCCCTCGCCGGGGTGAACTCGGTGGACGCGCCGTCGGCCCTGCGCGAGCGAGCCTGGGACGCGCTGGTCCGCGAGCTCGACCTCGACCTGCTGGACTCGCTGACCACGAGCATCGGGCTGTCGGAGACGATCCCCATCGCCCAGCGGATCCTCTCCGGTGAGATCCGGGGCCGCACCGTCGTGGACGTGACCCAGTGA
- a CDS encoding ABC transporter ATP-binding protein yields MNALETRDLSKHYRDVAAIDGVSISLEENRVHGLLGRNGAGKTTLMKLLTAQIFATSGSMRVLGEDPVENAGVLSRTCFIQESQKYPDGFRPRDVLQIAQGLYPSWDRELARDLVAEFRLPEKRVISKLSRGQLSAVGIIIGLASRAPLTFFDEPYLGLDAVARRLFFDRLLADYAEHPRTIVLSTHHIDEVSNLLEHVVLLDEGRVMVDDETEALQGAAIEISGRTTEVEEFTAAAEVLHLSRIGSLATATILVDGDRTAAAARAAGLQIAPVSLQNYIVHRTTAAAVDAAH; encoded by the coding sequence ATGAACGCCCTCGAGACCCGGGACCTCAGCAAGCACTATCGAGACGTCGCCGCGATCGACGGCGTCAGCATCTCCCTCGAGGAGAATCGCGTCCACGGCCTGCTGGGCCGTAACGGCGCAGGCAAGACCACCCTGATGAAGCTGCTGACGGCTCAGATCTTCGCCACCTCCGGCAGCATGCGCGTGCTGGGGGAGGACCCGGTGGAGAACGCCGGGGTCCTCTCGCGGACCTGTTTCATCCAGGAAAGCCAGAAGTATCCTGACGGATTCCGGCCCCGCGACGTACTGCAGATCGCGCAGGGCCTGTACCCGTCGTGGGACAGGGAGCTGGCACGGGATCTGGTGGCCGAGTTCCGACTCCCCGAGAAGCGCGTGATCAGCAAGCTCTCGCGCGGGCAGCTCTCCGCCGTCGGCATCATCATCGGGCTCGCCTCGCGGGCACCGCTGACGTTCTTCGACGAGCCCTACCTGGGACTGGATGCCGTCGCCCGGCGACTGTTCTTCGACCGGCTGCTGGCCGACTACGCCGAGCATCCCCGCACGATCGTCCTGTCCACCCACCACATCGACGAGGTCTCCAACCTGCTCGAGCACGTGGTGCTGCTGGACGAGGGCCGGGTCATGGTCGACGACGAGACCGAGGCACTGCAGGGAGCTGCGATCGAGATCTCCGGGCGCACCACCGAGGTCGAGGAGTTCACTGCCGCCGCCGAGGTGCTGCACCTGTCGCGGATCGGCTCCCTCGCCACCGCCACGATCCTCGTCGACGGCGATCGGACCGCGGCGGCCGCTCGCGCGGCAGGACTCCAGATCGCCCCGGTCTCGCTGCAGAACTACATCGTCCACCGCACGACGGCTGCGGCCGTCGACGCGGCCCACTGA
- the serS gene encoding serine--tRNA ligase: MIDLRLLRENPDAVRDAQRARRRDPSTVDAVLEADSRWREATTSYESARAEQKAFGKKVAQATGEEKQELLAEVRQLAADVKRLESEAGGAIVARDTALRAIPNLAEGAPEGLEDDFALRETVGATPAFDHAIKDHLEIAEGLKAIDMARGAKVSGARFYFLTGIGAQLELAILNSAIDQATKAGFTPMITPTLVLPESMEGTGFLGEHADEVYHLDKDDDLYLVGTSEVALASYHKGEVLDVSGGPIRYAGWSACYRREAGSYGKDTRGIIRVHQFHKVEMFSYCRIEDSYAEHERLLDLEREMLARIDVPYRIIDTAAGDLGTSAARKYDCEAWMPSQDTYRELTSTSNTTQFQARRLNIRERTEDGLRPVATLNGTLGTTRFIAAILENHQQGDGSVAVPEGLRPYLGGREVFEVSA; this comes from the coding sequence ATGATCGATCTGCGGCTCCTGCGCGAGAATCCCGACGCCGTCCGCGACGCCCAGCGAGCGCGTCGCCGTGACCCCTCCACCGTCGATGCGGTGCTCGAGGCCGATTCCCGTTGGCGCGAGGCGACCACCTCCTACGAGTCCGCACGCGCCGAGCAGAAGGCGTTCGGCAAGAAGGTCGCCCAGGCCACGGGGGAGGAGAAGCAGGAACTGCTGGCCGAGGTCAGGCAGCTCGCTGCGGACGTCAAGCGTCTCGAGTCCGAGGCCGGCGGGGCCATCGTCGCCCGCGACACAGCCCTGCGCGCGATCCCGAACCTCGCCGAGGGCGCCCCGGAAGGCCTCGAGGACGACTTCGCTCTGCGGGAGACCGTCGGCGCGACACCGGCCTTCGACCACGCGATCAAGGACCACCTGGAGATCGCCGAAGGGCTGAAGGCGATCGACATGGCCCGCGGCGCGAAGGTCTCCGGCGCCCGCTTCTACTTCCTCACCGGTATCGGCGCGCAGCTCGAGCTCGCGATCCTCAATTCGGCGATCGACCAGGCCACGAAGGCCGGCTTCACGCCGATGATCACCCCGACGCTGGTGCTGCCGGAGTCGATGGAGGGGACCGGGTTCCTCGGCGAGCACGCCGACGAGGTCTACCACCTCGACAAGGACGACGACCTGTACCTCGTCGGCACCAGCGAGGTGGCACTGGCCAGCTACCACAAGGGCGAGGTCCTCGATGTGTCCGGCGGGCCGATCCGCTACGCGGGTTGGAGCGCCTGCTACCGCCGCGAGGCCGGCAGCTACGGCAAGGACACGCGCGGCATCATCCGCGTCCACCAGTTCCACAAGGTCGAGATGTTCTCCTACTGCCGGATCGAGGATTCCTACGCGGAGCACGAGCGTCTGCTGGACCTGGAGCGGGAGATGCTGGCGCGCATCGACGTGCCCTACCGCATCATCGACACCGCCGCCGGGGATCTCGGCACGTCCGCCGCCCGCAAGTACGACTGCGAGGCGTGGATGCCCAGCCAGGACACCTACCGCGAGCTCACCTCCACCTCGAACACCACCCAGTTCCAGGCCCGCCGGCTGAACATCCGCGAGCGCACCGAGGACGGCCTGCGCCCGGTCGCGACCCTGAACGGCACCCTCGGCACCACGCGGTTCATCGCCGCGATCCTCGAGAACCACCAGCAGGGCGACGGTTCCGTGGCGGTCCCCGAGGGCTTGCGCCCATACCTCGGCGGCCGTGAGGTCTTCGAGGTCTCGGCCTGA
- a CDS encoding HAD family hydrolase — translation MTAPTSLTDHDATRTRLQEHLDDLVGEDLLLGLDVDGTLVDHDGVMSPPMRRVLQRAAEQHVVVIATGRSIGATLPIVEAAGITRGYAVCSNGAVTVAMDPEADGGHRIVETRSFQPGHALRTLREVQPDAHYAVETADGGFHATTGFQDASFGVEAWERPLDDLMELEAVRVVVHVPDLSPQEFSEVIAESGVHGVEYSIGWTAWLDMAAPGVSKATALEEIRAQLDIDAAHTVAVGDGFNDTEMLTWAGVGVAMGQAPQGVKDTADVVTDSIFEDGTVLVLEALRG, via the coding sequence ATGACGGCCCCCACCTCCCTGACCGACCACGACGCGACCCGCACCCGGCTCCAGGAGCACCTCGATGACCTGGTGGGGGAGGACCTGCTGCTCGGGCTCGACGTCGACGGCACCCTCGTCGACCACGACGGCGTCATGTCCCCGCCGATGCGTCGGGTGCTGCAGCGAGCCGCCGAGCAGCATGTCGTGGTCATCGCCACCGGCCGCTCCATCGGCGCGACCCTCCCCATCGTCGAGGCCGCCGGCATCACCCGCGGTTACGCGGTGTGCTCCAACGGCGCGGTCACCGTCGCGATGGATCCGGAGGCCGACGGGGGCCACCGCATCGTCGAGACCCGCTCCTTCCAGCCCGGCCACGCCCTGCGCACACTGCGTGAGGTCCAGCCCGATGCCCACTACGCGGTCGAGACGGCCGACGGCGGCTTCCACGCCACCACCGGTTTCCAGGACGCCAGCTTCGGCGTCGAGGCGTGGGAGCGCCCGCTCGATGACCTGATGGAGCTCGAGGCGGTGCGCGTGGTCGTCCACGTGCCGGACCTGTCCCCGCAGGAGTTCAGCGAGGTCATCGCCGAGTCCGGTGTGCACGGCGTGGAGTACTCGATCGGCTGGACGGCGTGGCTGGACATGGCCGCCCCGGGCGTCTCCAAGGCCACGGCCCTCGAGGAGATCCGTGCGCAGCTCGACATCGACGCGGCCCATACCGTGGCCGTCGGCGACGGGTTCAATGACACCGAGATGCTCACCTGGGCCGGCGTGGGCGTGGCCATGGGCCAGGCCCCGCAGGGCGTGAAGGACACGGCCGACGTCGTGACCGACTCGATCTTCGAGGACGGCACCGTGCTGGTGCTGGAGGCGCTGCGGGGCTGA